One part of the Thermoanaerobacterium sp. CMT5567-10 genome encodes these proteins:
- the flgK gene encoding flagellar hook-associated protein FlgK: MSTFQGLEIAKTGLFASQQALNLTGHNISNANTPGYTRQVIDLSAIAPPTTYGMADQWGKAIGGGVNVDGYRQIRDQYLDQQYRRENTTLGEWETKSDTLSAIEGIFNEPSDTGITTVIDNFFNSLQDLSKNPESLEVRAEVRENGVALTDTINSVYQHLDDKENELNSTIESRVQEINSYADRISKLNNEIYRFELTGQTANDLRDQRNLLVDKLSEIVNITTYEDSNKNFRIDISGQALVDGNNAYTMSVDSTGTVKWDLAGTPVNPTGGILKGLIDMRDGDGTNGVKGIPYYKEQLNKLAYNIATVFNAQHAAGYGLDGSTGVNFFNITDSTYDPTAEYAKNIKVSSDILADDGLQKIAAASDPNSLPGDNTNILNLIALRDAKISGLNGGTFDDFVSSLISNLGVDAQQANMMQTNQSAMVKQVDYNRQSVSGVSLDEEMTNMLKYQKSYEASARMITVMDELLDTLINKMGVT; this comes from the coding sequence TTGTCCACTTTTCAAGGATTGGAGATAGCCAAGACAGGCCTATTTGCAAGTCAGCAGGCACTAAATTTGACTGGCCACAACATATCGAATGCAAATACACCGGGTTACACGAGACAAGTGATAGACTTATCTGCCATTGCACCGCCTACAACTTATGGCATGGCCGATCAATGGGGTAAAGCCATAGGAGGCGGCGTTAATGTTGATGGTTACCGTCAAATAAGAGATCAGTACCTTGATCAACAGTACAGAAGAGAAAATACCACACTTGGCGAGTGGGAGACTAAATCAGATACTTTATCAGCGATAGAGGGCATATTTAACGAGCCGTCTGATACAGGAATTACAACTGTCATAGATAATTTTTTTAATTCACTTCAGGACCTGTCGAAAAATCCAGAAAGCCTTGAGGTAAGAGCAGAAGTCAGGGAAAATGGCGTGGCTTTGACAGATACTATTAATTCAGTATACCAGCATCTTGATGACAAAGAAAATGAACTAAACAGTACGATAGAGAGTCGCGTACAGGAAATTAATTCTTATGCAGATAGAATATCAAAGCTTAACAATGAGATATACCGTTTTGAACTTACGGGGCAAACTGCCAATGACCTGAGAGATCAGAGGAATTTGCTGGTAGATAAGCTTTCAGAGATAGTCAATATAACTACTTATGAGGATTCAAATAAAAACTTCAGGATAGATATAAGCGGACAGGCTCTTGTTGATGGCAATAATGCGTATACGATGAGCGTAGACAGTACAGGAACAGTAAAGTGGGATCTTGCAGGTACGCCTGTAAATCCAACGGGAGGTATATTAAAAGGGCTTATTGACATGAGGGACGGCGATGGAACAAACGGTGTAAAAGGCATACCGTATTATAAAGAGCAGTTGAATAAGCTTGCATATAATATTGCGACGGTTTTTAATGCACAGCATGCTGCAGGATATGGACTTGACGGCAGTACTGGTGTTAACTTCTTTAATATCACGGATTCTACATATGATCCTACAGCAGAGTATGCAAAAAATATTAAAGTTTCGTCAGACATACTTGCAGATGATGGACTTCAAAAGATCGCTGCAGCATCTGATCCCAATTCATTACCTGGAGATAATACAAATATCTTAAACCTTATAGCCCTTAGAGATGCAAAAATTAGCGGATTAAACGGAGGGACGTTTGATGATTTTGTAAGCTCATTGATATCAAATCTAGGGGTTGATGCGCAGCAGGCTAACATGATGCAGACAAATCAAAGCGCTATGGTAAAACAGGTGGACTACAACAGACAGTCGGTGTCTGGTGTATCCCTTGATGAAGAGATGACAAACATGCTTAAGTATCAGAAGTCGTATGAAGCGTCAGCAAGGATGATTACAGTTATGGATGAGCTTTTAGATACATTGATAAACAAAATGGGTGTAACGTAA
- the flgL gene encoding flagellar hook-associated protein FlgL, with the protein MRVTNNMLVMNFMSDYNSNLERLQKDQNMLSTGKKVSKPSDDPVAVANILKIKTEIARNDAYTKNTDDAKSWLSLTDTALGQIGDLLQNARELAVQGSNGTMTQSDMQSIAAQVDQIKQQLIQVGNTQYNGRYIFAGYKTDTKPFSDGSNGYAGDDGVIQFEIGAGGNTLQVNVTGDKVFDVTSGTSKLLNVMDNLSNALKSGDNQTVSNIIGDIDNQLQNVLAIRADAGAKANRIDLTANRLSDDNYNFTALLSKNQDADIAQVITNLKMDDNVYRASLAAGAMIIQPSLVDFLR; encoded by the coding sequence ATGCGTGTTACAAATAATATGCTTGTTATGAATTTTATGAGTGATTACAACAGCAATCTTGAGAGATTGCAAAAAGATCAAAATATGCTATCCACAGGCAAAAAAGTAAGCAAGCCATCAGATGATCCTGTCGCAGTTGCAAATATTTTAAAGATAAAAACAGAGATTGCTAGAAATGATGCATATACAAAGAATACGGATGATGCAAAGTCGTGGCTTAGTTTAACTGATACAGCATTGGGGCAGATAGGAGATTTGCTTCAAAATGCAAGAGAACTAGCAGTGCAAGGGTCTAATGGTACGATGACACAAAGCGACATGCAGAGCATTGCAGCACAAGTGGATCAGATTAAACAGCAGCTAATTCAGGTAGGCAATACACAGTACAACGGCAGGTACATATTTGCAGGATATAAGACTGATACTAAGCCATTTAGCGACGGCAGCAATGGCTACGCTGGTGATGACGGTGTGATACAGTTTGAGATAGGCGCAGGAGGTAATACTCTTCAAGTAAATGTGACAGGCGATAAAGTGTTTGATGTAACTTCCGGCACATCTAAGCTTCTCAATGTCATGGATAATCTGTCAAATGCATTAAAATCGGGTGATAATCAGACTGTCAGCAATATAATTGGTGATATAGACAACCAATTGCAAAATGTTCTTGCGATTAGAGCGGATGCAGGTGCAAAGGCAAATAGAATTGATTTGACTGCAAATAGGCTAAGTGATGACAACTACAACTTCACAGCGTTGCTTTCCAAAAATCAAGATGCAGACATAGCACAAGTTATCACAAACCTTAAGATGGATGATAATGTTTATAGAGCATCTTTAGCTGCTGGTGCCATGATCATTCAACCATCACTAGTAGATTTCCTGAGGTAA
- a CDS encoding DUF6470 family protein → MDIVINQTFGRIGIDTTPAVINIHNQNADLNIHQEMLKVEIEQKLPQVHIDQYQCFYESGLKSVFDLIHDEAERSYQVGLEAIAKIVDDGNALASIENHQNVIPQLAFEAGVENIDFNVDLMPKSRPKIWFDGYLNINWQKGNVSVNVKPQKPEIYATRANVNIYMLQYPSIKIDYIGQNVDTIV, encoded by the coding sequence ATGGATATAGTAATAAATCAAACGTTCGGCAGGATAGGTATAGACACTACTCCTGCCGTAATTAATATACACAATCAAAATGCAGACCTTAATATACATCAGGAGATGCTTAAGGTAGAGATTGAACAGAAGTTGCCACAGGTTCATATAGATCAATATCAATGTTTCTACGAGTCTGGCCTTAAAAGCGTATTTGACCTTATACACGACGAGGCAGAAAGAAGCTATCAAGTAGGCCTTGAAGCAATAGCCAAAATCGTCGACGATGGCAATGCCTTGGCATCAATAGAGAACCATCAGAATGTCATACCACAGCTGGCATTTGAGGCAGGTGTAGAGAATATCGACTTCAATGTAGACCTTATGCCTAAGTCGAGGCCTAAGATATGGTTTGATGGATATTTGAATATAAATTGGCAGAAGGGAAATGTTTCTGTAAATGTTAAGCCGCAAAAGCCAGAGATATACGCAACAAGGGCAAATGTAAATATATATATGCTTCAGTATCCGTCTATAAAAATCGACTATATAGGTCAGAATGTGGATACAATAGTTTGA
- the fliW gene encoding flagellar assembly protein FliW: MDIETKNFGLVSYNEEDVLHFDDGIPGFEGLKSFILLSVDEYTPFKWLQSLDDTDIAFVIIDPKVVVKDYKVEIDEDIAKLLEIKDINHALVYAIVVIPDEIEKMTANLKAPIIINAENNKGMQILLDNDDYMIKHPILKELKNADTHS; the protein is encoded by the coding sequence ATGGATATAGAGACGAAAAACTTTGGGCTTGTCAGCTACAACGAAGAAGATGTGCTTCACTTTGATGATGGTATACCGGGTTTCGAGGGACTTAAAAGCTTCATTCTTTTAAGCGTTGATGAATATACCCCCTTTAAGTGGCTGCAGTCCCTCGATGATACAGACATAGCTTTTGTGATAATCGATCCTAAAGTTGTAGTTAAGGATTATAAAGTGGAAATCGATGAAGATATTGCAAAGTTATTGGAAATAAAGGATATAAACCATGCACTTGTTTATGCCATCGTCGTAATACCTGATGAAATTGAAAAGATGACTGCCAACCTAAAAGCCCCTATAATCATAAATGCAGAAAACAATAAAGGGATGCAGATACTTCTTGACAATGATGATTACATGATAAAGCATCCTATACTTAAGGAGCTAAAAAATGCTGATACTCACTCGTAA
- the csrA gene encoding carbon storage regulator CsrA, protein MLILTRKIGQSLIIGDDIEVKVVGIDGENIKIGISAPKDVSVVRKELLEVKDENKKAALIDKSSLKKLEKLIKKD, encoded by the coding sequence ATGCTGATACTCACTCGTAAAATAGGGCAGTCTCTGATTATAGGGGATGACATTGAAGTAAAGGTTGTAGGCATCGATGGCGAAAATATAAAGATAGGCATATCCGCTCCAAAGGATGTATCAGTAGTGAGAAAAGAGCTTTTAGAAGTAAAAGATGAGAACAAGAAAGCAGCCCTTATAGATAAATCATCACTTAAAAAATTAGAAAAACTTATAAAAAAAGACTAA
- a CDS encoding flagellin, translating to MVINTNLSALNAWRALETNNTNTQKALQKLSSGYRINSAADDAAGLAISEKMKAQIAGLDQAQRNAQDGISLLQTAEGALNETTSILQRMRELAVQAANDTNTNEDKANIQKEIEQLKNEINRIASTTQFNKKNLLTGSANVTLQIGANASQTISIAIGTMSAVALGVDSIFVGSAGASVTATNISNQISTIDTAIDKVSGQRADLGAYQNRLEHTINNLGTASENLTAANSRIRDVDMAQEMMEFTKDNILNQAATAMLAQANQQPQTVLQLLR from the coding sequence ATGGTAATCAACACAAATTTAAGTGCTTTAAACGCATGGAGAGCACTTGAGACAAACAACACAAACACACAAAAAGCATTGCAAAAATTATCATCAGGCTACAGGATCAACAGTGCAGCAGATGATGCAGCAGGCCTTGCAATATCTGAAAAGATGAAAGCGCAGATAGCTGGATTGGATCAAGCTCAAAGAAATGCGCAAGATGGTATTTCACTTTTGCAGACAGCAGAAGGTGCATTAAATGAGACAACATCGATACTTCAAAGGATGAGAGAATTAGCAGTTCAGGCAGCTAATGATACAAATACGAATGAAGACAAGGCTAATATTCAAAAAGAAATTGAACAACTTAAAAATGAAATTAATAGAATAGCTTCTACAACACAGTTTAACAAAAAAAATCTTTTAACTGGTAGTGCTAATGTTACATTGCAAATTGGAGCTAATGCAAGTCAGACTATTTCTATTGCTATTGGCACAATGAGTGCAGTAGCGTTAGGTGTTGATTCGATATTTGTGGGATCAGCTGGAGCTAGTGTTACAGCAACGAACATATCAAATCAAATTTCAACAATAGATACTGCTATCGATAAGGTTTCAGGTCAGAGAGCTGATTTAGGTGCATATCAAAACAGACTTGAACATACAATAAACAACCTTGGTACAGCATCAGAAAACTTGACGGCTGCAAATTCACGTATAAGAGATGTAGATATGGCTCAAGAAATGATGGAATTCACAAAAGACAACATACTAAACCAAGCAGCCACAGCAATGCTTGCTCAGGCAAATCAACAACCACAGACAGTATTACAATTATTGAGATAA
- a CDS encoding AAA domain-containing protein, translating to MAVKYIDSFIYAIEEEIKAMKRENEASVIKIYDGKYIRNDESNNIYKFSFENEFYDIEEIKAKITVNGEVYSAEILSVIDSKVEISIPEFLGHNIKEAILDFRLWYLLEILKKRYQNCDESTINCDFILSNMIFDGNIPQKIYTDEVKFSKSGLNDAQIKAVKKSLSEQFNIIWGPPGTGKTKTLAKIIEEHLKLGRRVLLISHSNNAVDEAMKNAMKNLKKLKIYNQGKILRYGYPQNGFYDYYSENYQNILIENILKSKCGLLLSSKELYKNNISTLIIEKEKINKIISDYEKISMELEDDSNKIELSLSVLKTHLNECKNRNSDEDIEKLIDTIKKKELENMELTKRIKESKSKLKQIKLLEDRLKEIDRQIYDINEKIGKIDNEIIEKRKEIIAEAKLIATTVTKTFCDDKLAKEKFDVLIIDEVSMVQLPHLYWVFSRCKLYGFITLAGDFLQLPPICITDNQFAKEIIGKNIFNIIGIDEVNKAIINPYVCLLDTQYRMVPELSAISNKFYYNGRLKDDISVILRTRDYSMPTISIIDTSNTNPRCYKIAKKSRFNIYNAFICIEVAERILEKNEKLKIGIITPYAAQARLINKIIRDKKISGKLMASTVHRFQGGECDVIIYDLSDSEGVDLSPLINDFNHSTNADLLLNVALTRAKMNFCFVGNIAYLKSRLILNSKVEKVISYLLDKANLIQSEEILDLHKVRLIANNDSKLVENIKDDFLAAFINDFIKVKKRFIVICPEVLDELINGFIPRFTDMIQNGIEITLYTSPTYKKNSINDRKTIDKIKEIGVMVIEREKIEINLYIIDSIIWEGDVNIFSGKYVKGKMMRYEGQFVTEEIIKNLELNKSNGIGDVVDKKCPKCGRPMIIRKGKYSTFLGCSGYPYCNGTVGLK from the coding sequence GTGGCAGTAAAATATATAGATTCGTTTATATATGCCATAGAGGAAGAAATAAAGGCTATGAAAAGAGAAAATGAAGCAAGTGTGATAAAAATATATGATGGCAAATATATTCGTAACGATGAATCAAACAATATTTATAAATTTTCTTTTGAAAATGAGTTTTACGATATTGAGGAAATAAAAGCTAAGATAACTGTAAACGGTGAGGTTTATTCAGCAGAAATCTTGTCTGTGATAGATTCTAAAGTAGAAATAAGCATACCTGAGTTTTTGGGTCACAATATAAAAGAAGCAATACTTGATTTTAGGTTATGGTATTTGCTAGAAATTTTAAAAAAGAGATATCAAAATTGCGATGAAAGTACAATTAATTGCGATTTTATATTAAGCAATATGATATTTGATGGAAATATTCCTCAAAAAATTTATACAGATGAAGTAAAATTTTCAAAGAGTGGTTTGAATGATGCGCAGATAAAAGCAGTTAAAAAATCATTGTCAGAGCAATTCAATATAATATGGGGACCACCAGGAACTGGTAAAACAAAGACATTGGCAAAAATAATAGAAGAACATTTAAAATTGGGTAGAAGAGTATTGCTGATATCTCATTCAAACAATGCTGTTGATGAAGCTATGAAAAATGCTATGAAAAATCTTAAAAAACTTAAAATATATAATCAAGGGAAAATATTGAGATATGGTTATCCACAAAATGGATTTTATGATTATTATAGTGAAAACTATCAAAACATTTTGATTGAGAATATATTGAAATCAAAATGCGGCTTATTATTATCAAGTAAAGAACTTTATAAAAATAATATTTCAACACTTATTATTGAAAAAGAGAAAATAAATAAGATAATATCAGATTATGAAAAAATTTCTATGGAATTGGAAGATGACAGCAATAAAATTGAATTAAGCTTAAGTGTGCTAAAAACACATCTTAATGAATGCAAAAATCGTAATTCCGATGAAGACATAGAAAAATTAATAGATACAATTAAAAAAAAAGAATTAGAAAATATGGAATTAACCAAAAGAATTAAAGAATCTAAATCAAAATTAAAACAAATTAAATTGTTAGAAGATAGACTTAAAGAGATTGATAGGCAAATATATGATATTAATGAGAAAATAGGCAAAATAGACAATGAAATCATAGAAAAAAGAAAAGAGATAATTGCTGAAGCTAAATTAATTGCTACTACTGTTACAAAGACATTTTGTGATGATAAATTGGCTAAAGAAAAATTTGATGTTTTAATTATTGATGAAGTTAGCATGGTTCAGCTGCCACATTTATATTGGGTTTTCAGCAGATGTAAACTTTATGGATTTATTACACTGGCAGGAGATTTTTTGCAACTTCCACCTATATGCATTACTGATAATCAATTTGCCAAAGAAATAATTGGCAAAAATATTTTTAATATAATTGGAATTGATGAGGTAAATAAAGCAATAATTAATCCGTATGTGTGCTTACTTGATACACAATATAGGATGGTACCGGAATTATCTGCAATATCTAATAAATTTTATTACAATGGAAGATTAAAAGATGATATAAGTGTCATTTTAAGAACAAGAGATTATTCAATGCCAACTATATCAATAATAGATACATCAAATACCAATCCTAGATGTTATAAGATAGCAAAGAAAAGTAGGTTTAATATATACAATGCATTCATTTGTATCGAAGTTGCTGAAAGAATTTTAGAAAAAAATGAAAAATTGAAAATTGGTATTATAACACCTTATGCTGCACAGGCGCGTCTTATAAATAAAATAATTAGAGATAAAAAAATATCTGGTAAATTAATGGCAAGCACTGTCCATAGATTTCAAGGCGGTGAATGTGATGTTATAATATATGATTTATCTGACAGTGAAGGTGTAGACTTGTCACCATTGATAAATGATTTCAACCATAGTACAAATGCTGATTTACTGTTAAATGTGGCATTGACAAGAGCTAAAATGAATTTTTGTTTTGTCGGAAATATCGCATATTTAAAGTCCAGATTGATTCTAAATTCAAAAGTAGAAAAAGTCATCTCTTATTTGTTAGATAAAGCTAATTTGATTCAGTCAGAAGAGATTTTAGATCTACACAAAGTGAGATTAATAGCTAACAATGATTCAAAGTTAGTTGAAAATATTAAAGATGATTTTTTAGCGGCTTTTATTAATGATTTTATTAAAGTTAAAAAGCGATTTATTGTTATATGTCCTGAAGTTTTAGATGAGTTAATAAATGGATTTATCCCAAGATTTACAGATATGATACAAAACGGTATCGAAATAACTTTATATACTAGTCCGACATATAAGAAAAATAGTATAAATGACAGAAAAACAATAGATAAAATTAAAGAAATAGGTGTAATGGTAATCGAAAGAGAAAAAATAGAGATAAATCTATACATTATTGACTCTATAATTTGGGAAGGTGATGTAAATATATTCTCTGGTAAGTACGTTAAAGGCAAGATGATGAGATACGAAGGTCAATTTGTTACAGAAGAGATCATAAAAAATTTAGAATTAAATAAATCAAACGGAATTGGCGATGTAGTTGACAAAAAGTGTCCTAAGTGCGGAAGACCAATGATAATCAGAAAAGGAAAATACAGCACATTTTTAGGATGTAGTGGTTATCCATATTGTAATGGAACTGTCGGATTAAAATGA
- a CDS encoding motility associated factor glycosyltransferase family protein → MSSFEISKAKDGNDTLVYMNERKRYFLHSSYYPDKEAKEWVDTIEISDESILIIYGIGLGYHINYLLSRLSPNNRLILVEPSNEIFQFALNNGYYDRFKNRENLYFISEESEEKLNVILQSYIPWDNFENVIYKEFKQYPKVFNKYYEIFNKCLIETINSMRINRNTALYFAEQWQSNFMENLEYVFKSVPVKSFFGVFKNIPAVIVSAGPSLDKNIEQLKEAKGKCVIICVGTALKALLQKNIEPDFVVSIDGGEKNFEHFDGYKVKSPLVYDLTLYPKILKEYGGSFIIAEIASTYTKLLSDRLSLDFGKLSTGPSVANLSLDFAYMLGCNPIVFIGQDLAYLDNRTHASGTTYEKDRIKENSDEKEYIYVEGNFEEKVLTDRVLLSFKTWFENYIYGHPDRTYINATEGGALIKGTKIMRFKEVIELFMNREINVKNKIDSILKDGKIKLDKRQIDDFAKEFGDAIKKLEKIKNDCMRAAKLSKRMYNEYQKDVSADVSHIISILDKIDKRLKNSKDDFLYISSILNVVTTKVLKGFKPEKDETEKQKKLRIAMMSYTLYQGIYEAIEKSENGLEKLLIKMNNLNNEK, encoded by the coding sequence ATGAGTTCATTTGAAATTTCTAAAGCAAAAGATGGCAATGATACTTTGGTATATATGAATGAAAGAAAAAGGTATTTTTTGCATAGTTCATATTATCCAGACAAAGAAGCAAAAGAATGGGTTGATACTATTGAGATTAGTGATGAGTCTATATTAATTATTTATGGTATAGGATTAGGCTATCATATTAATTATCTTTTAAGTAGATTATCACCCAATAATCGGCTGATATTGGTTGAACCATCAAATGAAATATTTCAATTTGCACTAAATAATGGATACTACGATAGATTTAAAAATAGGGAGAATTTATATTTTATAAGTGAAGAATCAGAAGAAAAATTAAATGTAATACTACAGTCTTATATACCATGGGATAACTTTGAAAATGTTATATATAAGGAATTTAAGCAATATCCTAAGGTCTTTAACAAATATTATGAAATATTTAACAAATGTTTAATTGAAACGATAAATTCGATGCGAATTAACAGAAATACAGCACTTTACTTTGCTGAGCAATGGCAATCAAATTTCATGGAGAATTTGGAATATGTTTTTAAGAGCGTACCGGTTAAATCTTTTTTTGGTGTATTTAAAAATATTCCTGCAGTAATAGTTTCTGCTGGTCCATCACTTGACAAAAACATTGAGCAATTAAAAGAGGCAAAGGGTAAATGTGTCATTATATGTGTTGGGACAGCTTTAAAAGCACTTTTGCAAAAAAATATTGAACCGGATTTTGTTGTATCAATAGATGGTGGAGAGAAGAATTTTGAGCATTTTGATGGATATAAAGTCAAATCTCCACTTGTGTACGATTTGACTTTATATCCTAAAATATTAAAAGAATATGGGGGATCATTTATCATTGCAGAGATTGCATCAACATATACGAAATTGCTTAGTGATAGATTATCGTTAGATTTTGGAAAGTTAAGTACAGGACCATCAGTTGCTAATTTATCTTTGGATTTTGCATATATGTTAGGATGCAATCCTATTGTTTTTATAGGTCAAGATTTAGCGTATTTAGATAATAGGACACATGCATCTGGAACAACTTATGAAAAGGACAGAATAAAAGAGAATTCTGACGAAAAGGAGTATATATATGTTGAAGGCAACTTTGAAGAAAAAGTTTTGACCGATCGCGTTTTGCTTTCGTTTAAGACATGGTTTGAAAATTATATATATGGGCATCCAGATAGGACATACATAAATGCGACAGAAGGTGGTGCACTTATAAAAGGAACTAAAATAATGAGATTTAAAGAAGTAATAGAGCTATTTATGAATAGAGAAATAAATGTAAAAAATAAGATAGACAGTATATTGAAAGATGGAAAGATTAAATTAGATAAAAGGCAGATAGATGATTTTGCGAAAGAATTTGGAGATGCGATCAAAAAATTAGAAAAAATAAAAAATGACTGTATGCGTGCTGCAAAACTATCAAAAAGAATGTATAATGAATATCAGAAGGATGTTAGTGCAGACGTGTCTCATATAATATCTATATTAGATAAAATAGATAAAAGATTAAAAAACTCAAAAGATGATTTTTTGTATATATCTTCTATATTAAATGTAGTTACTACAAAAGTTCTAAAGGGGTTTAAACCTGAAAAAGATGAGACTGAAAAGCAAAAAAAGCTCAGAATTGCAATGATGTCATATACACTTTATCAAGGAATATATGAGGCGATAGAAAAGTCAGAAAATGGATTAGAAAAGTTATTAATAAAGATGAATAATTTGAATAACGAAAAATAA
- a CDS encoding UDP-N-acetylglucosamine 4,6-dehydratase family protein, producing the protein MFFDKKILIIGGTGTIGQALVRKLLKHNPKVIRIYSRDEYKQFIMQDEFIEHKNLRFLLGDVRDKERLNRAMKGVDIVFDLAAIKHVPAAEYNPFEAVKTNVIGTQNVIECAIENRVERVIFTSSDKAVSPTNTMGATKLLAERLIASADYYKGGDRPIFAGVRFGNVIGSRGSVIPLWIKQIKEKREITITHPDMTRFMMTIDQASSLVLKACELANGGEIFILKMPVIKLGDLADEVIDEVCYKYDINKAEIKKKVVGLRPGEKMYEELMSCKEINESIEYEDMFAIIPVHKLEILNEYQNRPHKNSYSSNDELPLNKEEIKNIIRDII; encoded by the coding sequence ATGTTTTTTGATAAAAAAATACTTATTATAGGTGGTACTGGGACAATTGGACAAGCTCTTGTAAGAAAGTTATTAAAGCATAATCCTAAAGTAATAAGAATATATAGTCGTGACGAATATAAACAATTTATCATGCAGGATGAATTTATAGAACACAAAAACTTAAGATTTCTTTTAGGAGATGTAAGAGATAAAGAGAGATTAAATAGGGCCATGAAAGGAGTAGATATAGTATTTGATTTGGCAGCAATAAAACATGTCCCTGCTGCAGAATATAATCCATTTGAAGCTGTCAAAACAAATGTAATTGGTACACAAAATGTTATTGAATGTGCAATAGAAAATAGGGTAGAAAGAGTAATATTTACAAGTTCAGATAAAGCTGTTTCGCCAACTAATACGATGGGAGCTACAAAATTATTAGCTGAAAGGTTAATTGCTTCTGCAGATTATTATAAAGGCGGAGATAGGCCAATATTTGCAGGTGTTAGGTTTGGAAATGTAATAGGGTCAAGAGGATCAGTTATACCACTGTGGATAAAACAAATCAAAGAGAAAAGAGAAATAACTATTACACATCCAGACATGACGAGATTTATGATGACTATAGATCAAGCAAGCAGTCTTGTTTTAAAAGCTTGTGAATTGGCAAATGGTGGTGAAATATTCATTTTAAAAATGCCAGTTATAAAATTAGGTGATTTAGCTGATGAAGTGATTGATGAAGTATGCTATAAATATGATATAAATAAAGCTGAAATAAAGAAAAAAGTTGTAGGGCTTAGGCCAGGCGAAAAAATGTATGAGGAGCTTATGAGCTGTAAAGAAATAAATGAATCAATTGAATATGAAGACATGTTTGCCATAATTCCTGTACATAAATTAGAAATATTAAACGAATACCAAAATAGACCACATAAAAATTCTTATTCATCAAATGATGAGTTACCACTTAATAAAGAAGAAATAAAAAATATAATAAGAGATATCATATAA